Proteins from a genomic interval of Pseudomonas silesiensis:
- a CDS encoding STAS domain-containing protein: MAALQTSTLDAMKTNRTQLLGDWSKNLETKGASRNLKEQDLKQETSDFLHLVIAGLERGNDQNVASSGWDDIRQFLEKLSHSRALLGQDSHQTASFIFALKGPMFAMLQNHYQDSPALLAEQLWEVSELLDALGMHTIRTFQKSREAVIKRQQEELLELSTPVVKLWDGVLALPMIGTLDSQRTQVVMESLLQRIVDTGSEIAIIDITGVPTVDTLVAQHLLKTVTAIRLMGADCIISGVRPQIAQTIVHLGLDLQGVVTKANLADALKLALTRLGITVSKAD; encoded by the coding sequence ATGGCGGCACTGCAAACCAGCACACTCGATGCGATGAAAACGAACCGGACCCAACTACTGGGCGACTGGTCGAAAAACCTCGAAACCAAAGGCGCCTCCCGCAATCTCAAGGAACAGGACCTGAAACAGGAAACGTCGGATTTCCTGCACCTGGTCATTGCCGGCCTCGAACGGGGCAACGACCAGAACGTCGCATCCTCCGGCTGGGACGATATTCGCCAGTTTCTCGAAAAACTCTCCCATAGCCGTGCCCTCCTCGGCCAGGATTCGCACCAGACCGCCAGCTTCATCTTCGCCCTCAAGGGCCCGATGTTTGCGATGCTGCAAAACCATTACCAGGACAGTCCTGCGCTGCTGGCCGAGCAGCTCTGGGAGGTGTCCGAACTGCTCGACGCCCTGGGCATGCATACCATCCGCACCTTCCAGAAATCCCGCGAGGCGGTGATCAAGCGCCAGCAGGAAGAGCTGCTGGAATTGTCGACTCCGGTGGTGAAGCTCTGGGACGGCGTGCTGGCGCTGCCGATGATCGGCACCCTCGACTCGCAACGTACCCAGGTGGTGATGGAATCGCTGTTGCAGCGCATCGTCGATACCGGCTCGGAAATCGCCATCATCGACATCACCGGCGTGCCGACCGTCGACACCCTGGTGGCCCAACACCTGCTCAAGACCGTCACCGCGATTCGCCTGATGGGTGCCGATTGCATCATCAGTGGCGTACGGCCGCAGATCGCCCAGACCATCGTCCACCTGGGGCTGGACCTGCAAGGCGTGGTCACCAAGGCCAACCTGGCCGACGCCCTGAAACTGGCCCTGACCCGTTTGGGAATCACTGTCAGCAAGGCGGACTGA
- a CDS encoding SCP2 sterol-binding domain-containing protein, whose protein sequence is MTSVADAVQAMKAKFNPAAAAGLDLVFGFRIDDTKNFSLIVKDSTCELQEGENPDAQVTLVMDGETLEGIVSGETDGMQAFMGGKLRAEGDMMLAMKLSELFPA, encoded by the coding sequence ATGACCTCCGTAGCTGATGCCGTACAAGCAATGAAAGCCAAGTTCAACCCAGCCGCCGCTGCCGGTCTGGACCTGGTATTCGGTTTCCGCATCGACGACACCAAGAACTTCTCGCTGATCGTCAAGGACAGCACCTGCGAGCTGCAAGAAGGCGAAAACCCGGACGCCCAGGTGACCCTGGTGATGGACGGCGAAACCCTGGAAGGCATCGTCAGCGGCGAAACCGACGGCATGCAAGCCTTCATGGGCGGCAAACTGCGCGCCGAAGGCGACATGATGCTGGCCATGAAACTGTCCGAGCTGTTCCCGGCCTAA
- a CDS encoding amidohydrolase: protein MPDAPADLILYNGRLHTVDRKKPQASAVAIKDGRFVVVGSDAQAMALQGPGTQIVDLHGRTVIPGLNDSHLHLIRGGLNYNLELRWEGVPSLVDALRMLKDQADRTPTPQWVRVVGGWNEFQFAEKRLPTIDELNKAAPDTPVFVLHLYDRALLNRAALKVVGYTRDTPNPPGGEIQRDANGDPTGMLIARPNAMILYSTLAKGPKLPLEYQVNSTRQFMRELNRLGVTSAIDAGGGYQNYPDDYQVIQQLAKDRQLTVRIAYNLFTQKPKEELTDFKNWTGTSRYGQGDDFLRHNGAGEMLVFSAADFEDFLEPRPDLPQTMEQELEPVVRHLVEQRWPFRLHATYNESISRMLDVFEKVNRDIPFDGLPWFFDHAETITPQNIERVKALGGGIAIQDRMAFQGEYFVDRYGAKAAEATPPIARMLAEGIPVGAGTDATRVSSYNPWTSLYWLVSGRTVGGLELYPQGLSRDTALELFTHGSAWFSSEQGKKGQIKVGQLADLIALSADYFHIEDEAVKWIESVLTIVDGKIVYGSVEFEKLGPPPVPVVPEWSPVVNVPGHWKPLAPLTAQVHQCVGACAVHAHSHERARLSSAPVSDFAGFWGAFGCSCFAF from the coding sequence ATGCCCGATGCCCCGGCCGACCTCATTCTGTACAACGGACGCCTGCACACGGTTGACCGCAAGAAGCCCCAGGCCAGCGCCGTCGCGATCAAGGACGGCCGCTTCGTGGTGGTCGGCAGCGATGCCCAGGCCATGGCCCTGCAAGGTCCCGGCACGCAAATCGTCGACCTGCACGGGCGCACGGTGATTCCCGGCCTCAACGACTCCCACCTGCACCTGATCCGCGGCGGCTTGAACTACAACCTCGAATTGCGCTGGGAAGGCGTGCCGTCGCTGGTCGATGCGTTGCGCATGCTCAAGGACCAGGCCGACCGCACGCCGACGCCGCAATGGGTGCGCGTGGTGGGTGGCTGGAACGAGTTCCAGTTCGCCGAAAAGCGCCTGCCGACCATCGATGAATTGAACAAGGCCGCGCCGGACACCCCGGTGTTCGTGCTGCACCTCTACGACCGGGCCTTGCTCAACCGCGCCGCCTTGAAGGTGGTTGGCTACACCCGTGACACGCCGAATCCGCCGGGCGGTGAAATCCAGCGCGACGCCAATGGCGACCCGACCGGCATGTTGATCGCCCGTCCCAACGCGATGATTCTCTACTCGACCCTGGCCAAGGGGCCGAAGCTGCCGCTGGAATACCAGGTCAACTCGACCCGCCAGTTCATGCGCGAACTCAATCGCCTCGGCGTCACCAGCGCCATCGATGCCGGCGGCGGTTATCAGAATTACCCGGACGACTATCAGGTCATCCAGCAACTGGCCAAAGACCGGCAGCTCACGGTGCGCATCGCCTACAACCTGTTTACCCAAAAACCCAAGGAAGAACTGACCGACTTCAAGAACTGGACCGGCACCTCCCGCTACGGCCAGGGTGACGACTTTCTGCGCCACAATGGCGCCGGGGAAATGCTGGTGTTCTCGGCGGCGGATTTCGAGGACTTTCTCGAACCACGCCCCGACCTGCCACAGACCATGGAGCAGGAACTGGAACCGGTGGTGCGGCATCTGGTAGAACAGCGCTGGCCGTTCCGCCTGCACGCCACCTACAACGAATCCATCAGCCGCATGCTCGACGTGTTCGAGAAGGTCAATCGCGACATCCCGTTCGACGGCTTGCCGTGGTTTTTCGACCACGCCGAAACCATCACCCCGCAGAACATCGAACGCGTCAAAGCCTTGGGTGGCGGCATTGCCATCCAGGATCGCATGGCGTTTCAGGGTGAATATTTTGTCGACCGCTACGGCGCCAAGGCCGCCGAAGCCACGCCGCCCATTGCGCGCATGCTCGCCGAAGGCATTCCGGTTGGCGCCGGTACGGACGCTACGCGGGTGTCCAGCTACAACCCCTGGACTTCGCTCTATTGGCTGGTCAGCGGTCGCACCGTCGGCGGGCTGGAGCTCTACCCGCAAGGCTTGAGCCGCGACACCGCACTGGAACTCTTCACCCATGGCAGCGCCTGGTTCTCCTCCGAGCAGGGCAAGAAAGGCCAGATCAAGGTCGGGCAACTGGCGGACCTGATCGCGCTGTCGGCGGACTATTTCCACATCGAAGACGAAGCCGTGAAATGGATCGAGTCGGTGCTGACCATTGTCGACGGCAAGATTGTCTACGGTAGCGTCGAGTTCGAAAAACTCGGGCCGCCGCCGGTGCCTGTGGTGCCCGAGTGGTCGCCGGTGGTTAACGTGCCCGGCCACTGGAAACCGCTGGCGCCGCTGACGGCGCAGGTTCACCAATGCGTGGGGGCTTGTGCGGTGCATGCCCACAGCCATGAGCGGGCGCGTTTGTCGTCGGCACCGGTCAGCGATTTCGCCGGGTTCTGGGGGGCGTTTGGTTGTTCGTGTTTTGCGTTTTGA
- a CDS encoding histidine phosphatase family protein codes for MGSIYLIRHGQASFGADDYDVLSPTGIRQAEVLGQHLAGLGIRFDRCLSGDLRRQQHTANSALEQFVAVGLPVPIVETDCAFNEFDADAVIRALLPAMLEDEPEALDILRNATQNRAEFQRIFALIIERWLAGTFDTPGLESWLGFVERVQAGLQRILEQADNTQKIAVFTSGGTITALLHLITQMPARQAFELNWQIVNTSLNLLKFRGREVALSSFNSQAHLQLLKAPELITFR; via the coding sequence GTGGGCAGTATCTACCTGATTCGACATGGCCAGGCCTCCTTTGGTGCAGACGACTATGACGTCCTGTCGCCGACCGGTATACGCCAGGCAGAAGTCCTCGGCCAACACCTGGCCGGGCTGGGCATCCGCTTCGATCGCTGTCTCTCGGGCGACCTGCGCCGGCAGCAACACACGGCCAACAGCGCGCTGGAACAGTTCGTCGCCGTGGGCCTGCCGGTGCCGATTGTCGAAACCGATTGCGCCTTCAACGAATTCGACGCCGACGCGGTGATCCGCGCGCTGCTGCCAGCCATGCTGGAAGACGAACCCGAAGCGCTGGACATCCTGCGCAATGCCACGCAAAACCGCGCCGAATTCCAGCGCATCTTTGCGCTGATCATCGAGCGCTGGCTGGCCGGGACTTTTGACACACCCGGGCTGGAAAGCTGGCTGGGGTTTGTCGAGCGGGTACAAGCCGGTCTGCAGCGTATTCTCGAACAGGCCGACAACACCCAGAAGATCGCCGTGTTCACCTCGGGCGGCACCATCACTGCCCTGCTCCACCTCATTACACAAATGCCGGCCCGCCAGGCATTCGAACTGAACTGGCAAATCGTCAACACCTCGCTCAACCTGCTGAAGTTTCGTGGGCGCGAGGTGGCACTGTCTTCTTTCAACAGTCAGGCGCACCTGCAACTGTTGAAGGCCCCGGAACTCATCACGTTTCGCTGA
- a CDS encoding sterol desaturase/SRPBCC family protein: MRQTTETFRSRYRAEIHPFYNPWLHGAFVLLFGLLAIAAFWSTVHQVQPLQWLAVPLTLLFFNFAVYRVHRHLGHHKKSFARMFYARHAGDHHNFFAPGYMTYDSPRDWRVILFPAWLIVVHTVVIALPLWWLLSQVDANVGGLSAGCLVLGYLAYEVFHACEHLPPGNPVTRLPWIRQMRRLHELHHRRELMQERNFNIVFPLMDYLFGTLYWEPEPTPLHSTSHPMTRMRHQIDIAANPIAVLAYAGTVTHWPQWHPSSLKVDARDGALHAGSRFEEDIRAGGREGHLHWVVEEYLPGRRWSARAQGDNGLSLVLTYECEAEGDGTRFVRTLDYQFSGLWMRIANRLLLRRRIDRESAASLQALREMALKDLASTGAAA; encoded by the coding sequence GTGAGGCAAACCACCGAAACATTCCGCAGCCGTTACCGCGCCGAAATCCATCCGTTCTATAACCCGTGGCTGCATGGCGCCTTTGTGCTGCTGTTCGGCTTATTGGCCATCGCTGCATTCTGGAGCACCGTGCATCAGGTACAGCCGCTGCAGTGGCTGGCGGTGCCGCTGACCTTGTTGTTCTTCAACTTTGCCGTGTACCGGGTGCATCGCCACCTCGGCCATCACAAAAAAAGCTTCGCGCGGATGTTCTACGCCCGGCATGCCGGCGACCATCACAATTTCTTTGCTCCCGGCTACATGACCTATGACAGCCCCCGCGACTGGCGCGTGATTCTGTTTCCGGCCTGGCTGATCGTGGTGCACACGGTCGTCATCGCCCTGCCCCTCTGGTGGCTGCTTTCACAAGTCGACGCCAACGTCGGCGGGTTGTCCGCTGGCTGCCTGGTCCTCGGTTACCTGGCCTATGAAGTGTTCCATGCCTGCGAACACCTGCCGCCGGGCAATCCGGTCACCCGCCTGCCGTGGATCCGCCAGATGCGCCGCCTGCATGAACTGCATCACCGCCGCGAGCTGATGCAGGAGCGCAACTTCAACATCGTGTTCCCGCTGATGGACTACCTGTTCGGCACCCTCTATTGGGAACCGGAGCCAACGCCCTTGCATTCGACGAGCCACCCTATGACCCGCATGCGGCATCAGATAGATATTGCCGCCAATCCGATTGCCGTGCTCGCCTATGCCGGCACCGTGACCCATTGGCCGCAATGGCACCCCTCCTCCCTCAAGGTCGATGCCCGGGACGGGGCGTTGCATGCGGGGTCGCGGTTCGAGGAAGACATTCGAGCGGGGGGACGCGAGGGGCATTTGCACTGGGTGGTGGAGGAGTATTTGCCGGGACGCCGCTGGAGCGCCCGGGCGCAGGGCGATAACGGTTTGTCGCTGGTCTTGACGTACGAATGCGAGGCCGAGGGTGACGGCACGCGATTCGTCCGCACCCTGGACTATCAATTCAGCGGCCTGTGGATGCGCATTGCCAATCGCCTGCTGCTCAGGCGTCGCATCGATCGCGAGTCGGCAGCGTCGTTGCAGGCCTTGCGGGAAATGGCGCTGAAAGACCTGGCTTCGACAGGAGCCGCCGCGTGA
- a CDS encoding ATP-binding protein has translation MDVNMGGSMTQVLPIEDSSQIGHARRTAQQLAEKHGFDATDAGRVALVTTELASNILKHATRGELQLRVLPRASGAGIEILAVDRAQGFDLHACLTDGFSTGGTQGIGLGAVSRQAEVFDAYADARGAVLLTRLYPRSDKTPDRRFGISQHALHHDPACGDVWHLAFDGPRISALVIDGLGHGEEAERAARAGERVFALSPFASPLLLLEDIHHAMIGTRGGALAIAQFDGNTDALRFVGIGNIGGSLIAPDKSRGLASHPGIVGGQYRKAQPFDYAQVNGQLLILYSDGLQSRWNLQDYPGLVHRHPAVIAAILHRDFCRGRDDVTVLVIALEATHG, from the coding sequence ATGGACGTGAACATGGGCGGGTCAATGACCCAAGTGTTGCCAATCGAAGACAGCAGCCAGATCGGCCACGCGCGACGCACCGCGCAGCAACTGGCGGAAAAACACGGTTTCGACGCCACCGATGCCGGCCGTGTGGCGCTGGTGACCACAGAGCTGGCCAGCAACATTCTCAAGCATGCCACCCGGGGCGAACTGCAACTGAGGGTCCTGCCGCGCGCTTCAGGTGCCGGGATCGAAATACTCGCCGTCGATCGCGCTCAGGGCTTCGATCTGCACGCGTGCCTGACCGACGGGTTCTCCACCGGCGGCACCCAGGGCATCGGTCTTGGGGCGGTGTCGCGCCAGGCCGAAGTGTTCGATGCCTATGCCGACGCCCGGGGCGCTGTGCTGCTGACGCGGTTGTATCCGCGCAGCGACAAGACACCGGATCGACGCTTCGGCATCAGCCAGCATGCGTTGCACCACGATCCAGCCTGTGGCGATGTCTGGCACCTGGCATTTGACGGCCCGCGCATCAGCGCCCTGGTGATCGACGGCCTCGGTCACGGCGAAGAAGCCGAGCGCGCCGCCCGCGCCGGCGAGCGCGTATTCGCCCTGTCGCCGTTCGCTTCGCCGCTGTTGCTGCTCGAGGACATCCACCACGCCATGATCGGCACCCGCGGCGGCGCCTTGGCCATTGCCCAGTTCGACGGCAACACCGATGCCCTGCGATTCGTCGGTATCGGCAACATCGGCGGCAGCCTGATCGCACCGGACAAATCCCGCGGCCTGGCCTCCCACCCCGGCATCGTCGGTGGCCAGTATCGGAAGGCCCAACCCTTTGACTATGCTCAGGTGAACGGTCAGCTTTTGATCCTGTACAGCGACGGCCTGCAGTCCCGATGGAACCTGCAGGATTACCCCGGCCTGGTGCACCGCCATCCGGCCGTGATTGCCGCCATCCTGCACCGCGACTTCTGCCGTGGACGGGACGATGTGACGGTGTTGGTCATTGCTCTGGAGGCAACCCATGGCTGA
- a CDS encoding STAS domain-containing protein has product MERIPILQMGDFLLVTIQVDMHDQLALTLQDDLSERISRTSARGVLIDISALDMVDSFIGRMIGTISGLSKIMDAQTVLVGMQPAVAITLVELGLTLPGVSTALNVERGMKLLQARVREQ; this is encoded by the coding sequence ATGGAGCGCATTCCGATCTTGCAAATGGGCGACTTCCTGCTGGTGACCATCCAGGTCGACATGCATGACCAGTTGGCCCTGACCCTTCAGGACGATCTCTCCGAGCGCATCAGCCGGACCTCGGCCCGCGGCGTGCTGATCGATATCTCGGCGCTGGACATGGTCGACTCGTTCATCGGCCGAATGATCGGCACTATCTCCGGGCTGTCGAAAATCATGGACGCCCAGACCGTGCTGGTCGGCATGCAGCCGGCGGTGGCCATCACCCTGGTCGAGCTCGGCCTGACGCTGCCCGGCGTCAGCACGGCGCTGAACGTCGAGCGCGGGATGAAACTGCTGCAGGCGCGAGTACGCGAGCAATGA
- the sohB gene encoding protease SohB translates to MEFFAEFAIFLAKTVTLVVAILVVLASFAALRSKGRRKTAGQLQVSKLNDFYKGLRERLEQTLLDKDQLKALRKVEAKTEKKQKKKPEVKSRVFVLDFDGDIKASATESLRHEITALLTLATPKDEVVLRLESGGGMVHSYGLASSQLARIRDAGVPLTVCIDKVAASGGYMMACIGEKIISAPFAILGSIGVVAQLPNVNRLLKKHDIDFEVLTAGEYKRTLTVFGENTEKGREKFQEDLDITHQLFKNFVSRYRPQLDIDKVATGEIWLGIAAMDKQLVDELKTSDEYLAERAKKSELYHLHYAERKSLQERIGMAASGSVDRVLLSWWSRLTQQRFW, encoded by the coding sequence GTGGAGTTTTTTGCCGAGTTCGCCATTTTCCTGGCCAAGACCGTGACACTGGTGGTCGCCATCCTGGTGGTGCTGGCCAGTTTTGCGGCGTTGCGCAGCAAAGGTCGACGCAAGACCGCCGGCCAGCTGCAGGTCAGTAAACTCAATGATTTTTACAAAGGGCTGCGCGAGCGCCTGGAGCAGACCCTGCTTGACAAAGACCAGCTCAAGGCCCTGCGCAAGGTCGAAGCCAAGACCGAGAAAAAGCAAAAGAAAAAGCCCGAGGTCAAGTCCCGGGTGTTCGTGCTCGATTTCGACGGCGACATCAAGGCTTCGGCCACGGAAAGCCTGCGCCATGAAATCACCGCGCTGCTGACCCTGGCCACGCCCAAGGATGAAGTGGTGCTGCGTCTGGAAAGCGGTGGCGGCATGGTCCACAGCTATGGCCTGGCGTCCTCGCAACTGGCGCGCATTCGCGACGCCGGTGTGCCGTTGACCGTGTGTATCGACAAGGTGGCCGCCAGCGGCGGTTACATGATGGCGTGCATCGGCGAGAAGATCATCAGTGCACCCTTTGCCATTCTCGGCTCGATCGGCGTGGTGGCGCAGCTGCCGAACGTCAACCGCCTGCTGAAAAAGCACGACATCGATTTCGAAGTCCTGACTGCCGGCGAATACAAACGCACCCTGACCGTATTTGGCGAAAACACCGAGAAGGGCCGGGAGAAGTTTCAGGAAGACCTGGACATCACTCATCAGCTGTTCAAGAACTTCGTGTCGCGGTACCGCCCGCAACTGGACATCGACAAGGTCGCCACCGGTGAAATCTGGCTGGGCATCGCGGCAATGGACAAGCAGCTGGTGGACGAACTCAAGACCAGCGATGAGTACCTCGCCGAGCGGGCGAAGAAGTCCGAGCTGTATCACCTGCATTATGCGGAACGTAAAAGCCTGCAGGAGCGCATCGGCATGGCGGCCAGCGGGTCGGTAGACCGTGTCTTGCTGTCCTGGTGGAGCCGTTTGACTCAACAACGCTTCTGGTAA
- a CDS encoding SMP-30/gluconolactonase/LRE family protein — protein MSGTFKLRHVVLLVVLAIGAFLLLMPTQVEPVAWTPPPAPSLTSGVYADNQRLKGVERVGAADIDGPEALLLEDDVLITGLHDGRLISTSLDGKITKVLADTGGRPLGLARHPNGLLVIADGVKGLLSLDAQGRLIALTTEANDVPFGFTDDVTIDKSGHYAYFSDASSRFGYGRDGEAIIEHGGDGRLLRYDFQTGKTVVLMDKLEFANGVTLGPDERYVLVNETGAYRISRYWLSGPKAGTRDLFIDNLPGLPDNLAFNGRDRFWVALYAPRNALLDAMAAHPFARKMIVRAMTLLPKPVEKRAFALGLDVEGKVIANLQDGSSGNYSPITTVREYGEWLYFGSLKAKHMARLPLSTALQ, from the coding sequence GTGAGTGGAACCTTCAAGTTGCGCCATGTCGTGTTGCTGGTGGTCCTTGCCATCGGTGCCTTTCTGCTGCTGATGCCTACCCAGGTCGAACCCGTAGCCTGGACTCCGCCGCCTGCGCCTTCGCTGACCAGCGGGGTATACGCCGACAATCAGCGTCTCAAAGGCGTGGAGCGGGTCGGCGCCGCTGACATCGACGGGCCGGAAGCCTTGCTGCTGGAGGATGACGTGCTCATCACCGGCCTGCATGACGGTCGTTTGATCAGCACCAGCCTTGACGGCAAAATCACCAAAGTCCTGGCCGATACCGGCGGCCGACCATTGGGCCTGGCCCGCCACCCCAACGGCTTGCTGGTGATCGCCGACGGCGTCAAGGGCTTGCTGTCCCTGGACGCCCAGGGACGCCTGATTGCCTTGACCACTGAGGCCAACGACGTGCCTTTTGGCTTCACCGACGACGTGACCATCGACAAGTCCGGGCATTACGCCTACTTCAGCGATGCTTCCAGCCGCTTCGGCTATGGCCGGGACGGCGAGGCGATCATCGAGCACGGCGGCGACGGCCGTTTACTGCGTTATGACTTCCAGACCGGCAAGACCGTTGTGCTGATGGACAAGCTGGAGTTTGCCAACGGCGTGACCCTGGGGCCGGACGAACGCTATGTGCTGGTCAATGAAACCGGCGCCTATCGCATCAGTCGTTACTGGCTGAGCGGACCGAAAGCCGGCACCCGCGACTTGTTCATCGACAACTTGCCGGGCTTGCCGGACAACCTGGCGTTCAATGGCCGGGATCGCTTCTGGGTGGCACTGTACGCCCCGCGCAATGCCCTGCTCGATGCCATGGCTGCACATCCTTTCGCCCGCAAGATGATCGTGCGAGCGATGACCCTGTTGCCCAAACCGGTGGAGAAACGTGCGTTTGCGCTGGGCCTGGATGTGGAAGGCAAGGTGATTGCCAATCTGCAGGACGGGAGCAGCGGCAATTACTCGCCGATCACGACGGTTCGCGAGTATGGGGAGTGGTTGTATTTCGGGTCGTTGAAAGCGAAGCATATGGCGCGTTTGCCGCTCAGCACGGCGTTGCAGTGA
- a CDS encoding DUF465 domain-containing protein produces the protein MPVTHDLYQDLKLTKEEIQQKRTKDPLLDSLINKYSQTDAEVVKAESAQSDAPSDEALKKLKAKRVEVKNKIVERLQTPS, from the coding sequence ATGCCGGTGACCCATGACCTTTATCAGGACCTGAAACTTACAAAGGAAGAGATCCAGCAAAAACGCACCAAGGATCCGTTACTGGATTCACTGATCAACAAGTATTCCCAGACCGACGCCGAGGTCGTGAAGGCCGAGTCCGCCCAATCGGACGCACCCAGCGATGAAGCTCTGAAGAAGCTCAAGGCAAAGCGTGTGGAGGTCAAGAACAAGATTGTCGAGCGACTTCAAACGCCATCCTGA
- a CDS encoding LysR family transcriptional regulator, whose translation MDIDLARTFLEIVRHGSLAAAAEKLHVTQTAITARVQKLESQLGSTLFVRNRAGARLTANGEAFVVYANQLVETWEAARRDLPLPEGYHDVLHIGGEVSLCNPLMLSWAGELRERIPGHALRMEIRDGENLLRQLELGVLDAALVYQPEYWPRLQVEQVLEEKLVLVRLVARPDPYVYIDWGPDFRRQHDAALPEKARAALSFNLGPLGLQYILENGGSGYFRTRVVQSYLESGVLEKVPKAPEFSYPTYLVYSRDRDSATLQRAFDLLREVIQSDDDWSQRWNPLA comes from the coding sequence ATGGACATCGACCTCGCCCGCACCTTTCTGGAAATCGTCCGCCACGGCAGCCTTGCCGCGGCAGCCGAAAAACTTCACGTCACCCAGACCGCGATTACCGCGCGGGTGCAGAAGCTCGAAAGCCAGTTGGGCAGCACGCTGTTCGTGCGCAACCGCGCCGGCGCTCGCCTGACCGCAAACGGCGAGGCCTTTGTGGTCTATGCCAATCAGCTGGTAGAGACCTGGGAGGCCGCGCGCCGGGACCTGCCATTGCCCGAGGGTTACCACGACGTGCTGCATATCGGTGGCGAAGTCAGCCTGTGCAACCCGCTGATGCTCAGCTGGGCCGGGGAACTGCGGGAGAGGATTCCCGGGCATGCCCTGCGCATGGAAATCCGCGACGGCGAAAACCTGCTGCGCCAACTGGAACTGGGGGTCCTGGATGCGGCGCTGGTCTACCAGCCCGAGTATTGGCCGCGCCTGCAAGTCGAGCAGGTCCTGGAAGAAAAACTGGTCCTGGTACGACTGGTCGCAAGACCCGATCCCTATGTGTACATCGACTGGGGCCCGGACTTCCGTCGCCAGCACGATGCCGCGCTGCCGGAAAAGGCCCGGGCCGCCTTGAGCTTCAACCTCGGCCCACTGGGCTTGCAGTACATCCTGGAAAACGGCGGCAGCGGTTATTTCCGAACCCGGGTCGTCCAGAGTTACCTGGAAAGCGGCGTCCTGGAAAAAGTGCCAAAAGCCCCGGAGTTCAGTTACCCGACCTACCTGGTCTACTCCCGCGACCGCGACTCGGCGACCCTGCAGCGGGCTTTCGATCTGTTGCGCGAGGTCATCCAGTCCGACGATGACTGGTCGCAACGCTGGAACCCGCTGGCCTGA
- a CDS encoding anti-sigma regulatory factor, producing MTARSSGTHPIHIEQDVVLARQLARKLAQECGMRLIDLTKLVTAVSELARNTMVYGGGGDMDWQILDENARTGLRLVFRDEGPGIPDIKLAMTDGWTSGSGLGLGLTGAKRLVEEFELETTPGKGTRITITRWT from the coding sequence ATGACCGCGCGTAGCAGCGGCACTCACCCGATTCACATCGAGCAAGACGTGGTGCTGGCCCGGCAACTGGCGCGCAAGCTCGCCCAGGAGTGCGGCATGCGCCTGATCGACCTGACCAAACTGGTAACCGCTGTCAGCGAGCTGGCGCGCAACACCATGGTCTATGGCGGCGGTGGCGACATGGACTGGCAAATTCTCGACGAGAATGCACGCACCGGCTTGCGCCTGGTCTTCCGCGACGAAGGTCCGGGCATCCCCGACATCAAACTGGCAATGACCGATGGCTGGACTTCCGGCAGCGGCCTGGGGCTGGGCCTGACCGGCGCCAAGCGCCTGGTGGAAGAATTCGAACTGGAAACCACGCCCGGCAAAGGCACTCGCATAACGATCACACGATGGACGTGA
- a CDS encoding DUF4142 domain-containing protein, translated as MDGFTLRHLTLAVALSTSMGMAFAATSNDFVDSAAAGGIAEIETSRLALEKSKSADIKAFANMMITDHGKANDELAALAKKNDIEVPDTTTLVKQAKEKILEVRDESFDAAYANNQVKAHEDTIELFKKEANTVTDDKVKGGTELKAFAQKMLPALEKHLGMAKKLQAAHPSK; from the coding sequence ATGGACGGATTTACCCTGCGCCACCTCACTCTGGCCGTTGCCTTGAGCACCAGCATGGGCATGGCCTTTGCTGCCACCTCCAATGACTTCGTCGACAGCGCGGCCGCGGGCGGCATTGCTGAGATCGAAACCAGCCGGCTGGCCCTGGAAAAAAGCAAATCGGCCGATATCAAGGCATTTGCCAACATGATGATCACCGATCATGGCAAGGCGAACGATGAATTGGCGGCACTGGCGAAAAAGAATGACATCGAGGTGCCGGACACCACGACACTGGTGAAACAGGCCAAGGAAAAAATCCTTGAAGTGCGCGATGAATCCTTCGACGCGGCCTATGCCAACAATCAGGTCAAGGCGCATGAAGACACCATTGAGCTGTTCAAGAAAGAAGCCAACACAGTGACGGACGACAAAGTCAAAGGTGGAACCGAGCTGAAAGCGTTTGCGCAAAAAATGCTGCCGGCGCTGGAGAAGCATCTGGGCATGGCGAAAAAACTGCAGGCGGCTCATCCAAGCAAGTAA